Proteins co-encoded in one Acidobacteriota bacterium genomic window:
- a CDS encoding phytanoyl-CoA dioxygenase family protein gives MLREIVALRIHIDDSGPDNGPLRLIAGSHKERLSDTEIDRVVTDGPQVTCTVAKGWVIAMSPLIVHASSKCISDRPRRVLHIEYAPALELFDGVELAIA, from the coding sequence GTGCTTCGCGAGATAGTTGCCCTTCGTATTCACATCGATGATTCGGGACCGGACAACGGTCCGCTACGTCTCATCGCCGGCTCGCACAAAGAACGATTATCAGACACGGAGATCGATAGGGTCGTAACCGATGGACCGCAGGTTACGTGCACGGTCGCGAAAGGTTGGGTCATCGCGATGAGCCCGTTGATCGTCCACGCTTCGTCAAAATGTATAAGCGACCGGCCACGTCGCGTTCTGCATATTGAATACGCTCCCGCTCTTGAACTTTTCGATGGCGTCGAACTCGCGATCGCCTGA